A region of Planctomycetia bacterium DNA encodes the following proteins:
- a CDS encoding CopG family transcriptional regulator, which produces MKTNVEVKLAEDLLAEARNFVNEGCANSLDELLAETLRRYLDSHAPQLTEKFILQDVEWGLHGHD; this is translated from the coding sequence ATGAAGACGAATGTCGAAGTGAAACTCGCGGAAGATTTGCTCGCGGAAGCACGCAATTTCGTGAACGAAGGCTGCGCCAATAGTCTCGATGAACTGCTTGCCGAAACATTGCGGAGATACTTGGATTCCCATGCTCCCCAGCTCACGGAAAAATTCATTCTTCAGGATGTCGAATGGGGGTTGCATGGCCACGACTGA
- the cmr5 gene encoding type III-B CRISPR module-associated protein Cmr5, whose product MSKKNKHKGQSSVRQNDQQKKPAAAGSGGQSHSVSSTPSTTALKPESRDFSQMPAQQKSAPPASLSKAPPRPTLEQQRAAHALDKVNGVKSERLAGDYKSYCESLSATIVMNGLGQACATLLAQAKGKTGDDDAHRRLFDDLEDWLCGKQARVGLSKPLIDSLVKSDQTIYCHAQAEALAYLVWLKKFAQAFLSKADKPEKGGRE is encoded by the coding sequence ATGAGCAAGAAGAACAAACACAAGGGGCAGTCGTCGGTTCGTCAGAATGATCAGCAGAAGAAACCGGCTGCGGCAGGTTCCGGCGGTCAGTCGCACTCTGTTTCGAGCACACCATCAACTACCGCCCTTAAACCTGAGTCACGAGATTTCAGCCAGATGCCAGCTCAGCAGAAGTCGGCCCCGCCTGCGTCTCTTTCGAAAGCGCCGCCGCGACCGACTCTCGAACAACAACGCGCCGCGCATGCACTCGACAAGGTCAATGGAGTGAAGAGTGAAAGATTAGCCGGGGACTACAAGAGCTACTGCGAAAGCCTCTCGGCCACGATCGTCATGAACGGACTGGGGCAGGCGTGTGCGACGTTGCTGGCTCAAGCCAAAGGGAAGACGGGCGACGACGACGCACATCGCCGGTTGTTTGATGACCTCGAAGACTGGCTCTGCGGAAAGCAGGCGCGAGTGGGACTGAGCAAGCCGCTCATCGACTCGCTCGTTAAGTCAGATCAGACGATCTACTGCCATGCGCAGGCCGAGGCTTTGGCCTATCTGGTCTGGCTCAAGAAGTTCGCGCAGGCATTCCTTTCGAAAGCTGACAAACCAGAGAAGGGAGGCCGGGAATGA
- a CDS encoding type III-B CRISPR module-associated Cmr3 family protein, with protein MTTAKMTPGAHASSSEKAISSRTILLSPIDAWFFRDGRPYNSGESNQTDVASLFPPPATTVVGALRAGLAREKGWDGVSNWSTQRKLADVLGDGFEGKKALGAMRFRGPWLVRRQDGGAYESLFPMPLHVLGKPGPKQSRDDGSCDHDKPYGSNEPIWQPQCLLTPADEKNATSCDLGDVRLPMTSSVRAHPFEKDGLKEPSSQWVTQPGLKLILSGQLPTQEHVVEARDLWKHEIRVGLKRNEEKRVTEQGGLYSPRFVRLARDVSLAMTVNDLPEDWHIPKLLALGGEGRMADCSPIAGWALCASPAKDHRRFTVTLLTPLMLPIDPDGTVRQPVIGQELPGLTGSRIVSACVGKSHSIGGWDSTKRQPLPLRPVLPAGSTWFCECDAKDWPSLSQKHGQHIGDKRPFGYGQIVLGNWPQ; from the coding sequence ATGACGACGGCGAAAATGACTCCGGGTGCTCACGCTTCCAGCTCTGAAAAGGCGATTTCCTCGCGGACCATCCTGCTAAGCCCGATCGATGCATGGTTCTTCCGTGACGGGCGACCTTACAACAGTGGCGAATCGAATCAAACAGATGTGGCCAGCCTGTTCCCGCCACCGGCGACCACAGTCGTGGGGGCACTTCGCGCGGGACTGGCCCGAGAGAAGGGCTGGGACGGCGTGAGCAACTGGTCAACACAGCGCAAACTGGCGGATGTCCTCGGCGATGGCTTTGAAGGCAAGAAAGCACTCGGTGCGATGCGCTTTCGCGGTCCGTGGCTGGTTCGTCGGCAGGATGGCGGAGCATACGAGTCTTTGTTCCCGATGCCGCTGCATGTGCTCGGCAAGCCGGGGCCGAAGCAGTCGCGTGACGACGGCTCATGCGATCACGACAAGCCTTACGGCAGCAATGAACCGATTTGGCAGCCTCAGTGCCTGCTCACTCCGGCTGACGAGAAGAATGCAACGTCGTGCGATCTCGGTGACGTGCGCCTGCCGATGACATCGTCGGTTCGAGCTCATCCATTTGAGAAAGACGGACTCAAGGAACCGTCGTCGCAGTGGGTCACGCAGCCGGGACTGAAACTTATTCTGAGTGGTCAGTTGCCAACGCAGGAACACGTCGTCGAAGCCCGCGACTTGTGGAAGCACGAGATTCGGGTCGGGCTCAAACGCAACGAAGAGAAACGAGTCACCGAGCAAGGCGGTCTCTACAGCCCGCGATTCGTCCGGCTGGCTCGCGATGTTTCGCTGGCGATGACAGTCAATGATCTGCCCGAAGATTGGCACATCCCGAAGTTACTGGCTCTCGGTGGCGAAGGCCGCATGGCGGACTGCTCGCCGATTGCAGGCTGGGCACTCTGCGCGTCTCCGGCGAAGGACCATCGTCGCTTCACCGTGACGCTCCTCACACCGCTGATGCTTCCCATTGATCCCGACGGCACCGTCCGACAACCAGTCATTGGCCAAGAGCTTCCGGGGTTGACCGGCTCGCGCATCGTTTCGGCTTGTGTCGGCAAATCGCATTCGATCGGCGGCTGGGACAGTACGAAACGCCAGCCGCTGCCGCTGCGACCTGTGTTACCCGCTGGCTCAACCTGGTTCTGCGAATGCGATGCGAAAGATTGGCCATCTTTGAGTCAAAAGCATGGCCAGCACATCGGTGACAAGAGGCCCTTTGGTTACGGACAAATCGTGCTGGGAAATTGGCCGCAATGA
- the cmr6 gene encoding type III-B CRISPR module RAMP protein Cmr6, which translates to MNRPLYHGSQSAAFDRNKSNTGLWYDKFCNTWNGNWIRPDNEKLDIEKLDWIKSVVGTVGSNDQLTQHAARQRELATKLGGLALPFVTATRFATGLGREHPIEIGFAWHHTLGTPYLPGSSVKGVLRAYVRECFGKEVASDLFGPDDFKAEHCVGKWIFFDAIPSKPVTLEADVMTPHYGPYYQGDAAPGDWHNPVPIPFLAVAREQQFQFAFAPRGNDSYTLPDGTHVDNDKIAEWLTAALHWLGAGAKTNSGFGVFRPAEESSLSNLVSGKALAAGSAPDGPSNKPASSESASSKAPGQRLNFNATLELVTPAFLAGADQTDATDCDLRPATLRGQLRYWWRTLHAGYLTVAELRSLEAALWGSTKEAGAIRVVVQRRTKGEQQPDWVPGKREALNKKDQRVLRLAPDFAKVHDLAAAPQRRTQGFLYLSFGMDEMPAGKPNERKRRRCRLPGSEWEISVVVRAGYYLRPGAAKDETPQSIDASVIETQALAALSLLCQFGGVGSKSRNGYGSLKLSRVVSETLEHKRALTPEEAEESANKLRASEKLRLTNSPLEPSELSVFNDRLMLAPIPTPWLNYWKVLDELGFAIQDFGQSDGQKRTWIKEAFGLPRKIGQSDNDGRAKFAFSGSTDKTQQAVVWLGQHHPHLDSRRAEDMRHASPIHLHISRNDNGTHSIGVIAFPNRILPDYQTSRDELQALIEHLQIELPKRIAKSGPPKPLPKTSIGTASASIKRPSGTPVKVTIVSVREKGGFEVQEEGRPKGVLNLGPVPTLPPSVSDVVEVQIKDDTKSPQYQWPKPATAASTKSSNGKKK; encoded by the coding sequence ATGAACCGTCCGCTGTATCACGGCAGTCAGTCTGCAGCGTTCGATCGCAATAAGTCCAACACGGGACTTTGGTACGACAAGTTCTGCAACACATGGAACGGCAATTGGATTCGTCCCGATAACGAGAAGCTCGACATCGAGAAGCTCGACTGGATCAAGTCGGTTGTGGGCACGGTTGGCAGCAATGACCAGCTAACTCAACACGCCGCGCGGCAGCGCGAACTTGCAACGAAACTTGGCGGCCTCGCGTTACCATTCGTCACCGCCACGCGTTTTGCGACCGGACTCGGGCGCGAACATCCCATCGAGATTGGCTTTGCATGGCATCACACACTCGGCACTCCGTACCTGCCGGGTTCGAGTGTCAAAGGTGTGCTGCGGGCATATGTCCGCGAGTGCTTTGGCAAGGAAGTCGCCAGCGACCTCTTCGGTCCCGATGACTTTAAAGCCGAGCACTGCGTCGGCAAGTGGATCTTCTTCGACGCCATTCCGAGCAAACCGGTGACGCTCGAAGCCGACGTCATGACGCCGCACTACGGCCCGTACTATCAGGGCGATGCCGCGCCCGGAGACTGGCACAACCCGGTGCCGATTCCGTTCCTCGCCGTCGCGCGCGAGCAGCAGTTTCAATTCGCGTTTGCTCCGCGAGGTAACGATTCCTACACACTGCCCGACGGCACTCACGTCGATAACGACAAGATCGCGGAATGGCTCACCGCCGCGTTGCACTGGCTGGGAGCGGGAGCCAAGACCAACTCCGGCTTCGGCGTCTTCCGCCCGGCTGAAGAGTCTTCGTTATCAAATCTTGTGAGCGGCAAGGCGCTAGCCGCCGGTTCTGCTCCCGACGGGCCTTCAAACAAGCCCGCATCATCAGAGTCCGCGAGCAGCAAGGCTCCCGGTCAGCGTTTGAATTTCAACGCCACATTGGAACTGGTCACACCGGCCTTCCTCGCCGGAGCGGACCAAACTGACGCCACCGACTGCGACCTGCGTCCCGCCACGCTGCGCGGCCAGTTGCGTTACTGGTGGCGGACTCTGCACGCGGGCTATCTCACCGTCGCTGAACTCCGTTCGTTAGAAGCCGCCCTCTGGGGTAGCACCAAAGAAGCCGGAGCCATTCGTGTCGTCGTTCAACGCAGAACGAAGGGTGAGCAACAACCCGATTGGGTGCCGGGTAAGCGTGAGGCGTTGAACAAGAAAGATCAGAGGGTTCTGCGACTGGCCCCAGACTTTGCGAAAGTGCATGACCTGGCGGCTGCACCTCAGAGGCGCACGCAAGGATTCCTCTATCTGTCGTTCGGCATGGATGAGATGCCTGCTGGCAAGCCGAACGAACGCAAACGCCGTCGCTGCCGCCTCCCCGGTTCGGAGTGGGAAATCTCGGTCGTCGTCAGAGCCGGATACTACTTGCGCCCCGGCGCGGCGAAGGATGAAACGCCGCAGTCGATCGACGCGAGTGTCATCGAGACACAGGCATTGGCTGCATTGTCGCTGTTGTGTCAGTTTGGTGGAGTCGGCTCAAAGAGCCGTAATGGTTATGGCTCACTGAAGCTGAGCCGTGTTGTGTCAGAGACGCTGGAGCACAAGCGGGCATTGACGCCTGAAGAAGCCGAAGAGTCGGCGAACAAGCTGCGCGCGTCCGAGAAACTGCGGCTCACCAACTCGCCACTCGAGCCCTCCGAACTCAGTGTGTTCAACGATCGCCTGATGCTTGCTCCGATCCCAACGCCGTGGCTTAACTACTGGAAAGTTCTGGATGAACTCGGCTTCGCCATTCAGGACTTCGGCCAGTCGGACGGTCAAAAGCGGACGTGGATCAAGGAAGCCTTCGGCCTGCCTCGGAAGATCGGACAATCGGATAACGATGGCAGGGCGAAGTTCGCTTTCTCCGGAAGCACCGACAAGACGCAGCAAGCTGTCGTCTGGCTTGGCCAGCATCATCCGCATCTGGACAGTCGCAGGGCCGAAGACATGCGGCACGCCAGCCCGATCCACTTGCACATCAGCCGCAACGACAACGGGACTCACTCGATTGGAGTGATCGCTTTTCCCAATCGCATCCTGCCCGACTACCAGACGAGCCGCGACGAGTTGCAGGCGTTGATCGAGCATTTGCAAATTGAATTACCGAAACGAATTGCAAAGTCCGGTCCTCCCAAGCCGCTCCCGAAGACGTCAATTGGGACAGCATCAGCCAGTATCAAACGCCCGTCGGGAACGCCGGTGAAAGTCACCATCGTCAGCGTGCGGGAGAAGGGTGGCTTCGAGGTTCAGGAAGAGGGACGTCCGAAGGGCGTGCTCAATCTCGGCCCCGTTCCCACTCTGCCGCCCAGCGTCAGTGATGTGGTCGAAGTGCAGATCAAAGACGACACCAAGTCGCCTCAGTACCAGTGGCCAAAGCCAGCAACCGCAGCCTCCACGAAATCAAGTAACGGGAAGAAGAAGTAG
- the cmr4 gene encoding type III-B CRISPR module RAMP protein Cmr4 has translation MNSLILGLLAETSIHPGAGQSAGFLDLPVAREAATDYPVIVGSSMKGALLDMAYQSARCAALAEGKSDDEAKKIARAKVEAIFGKQDNAGTLLVSDARLILLPVRSLKTQYKWVTCPHLIERLSRDRARENCLTATPTACAPGVDSLTTLRSCLTATTESNPKYLGADDGELFLEERQFSRATPQGDLPEGLIELVRGLIPDQPHYQSTRDRIASQLVVISNDDFVWFARYGLAVNARNKLDETKKTSKNLWYEETIPPDALFYCLLAQRNDKAVVENDDALMVARKLFECRPYLQVGGNETVGQGWFAVALPKADQANGGAA, from the coding sequence ATGAACAGCCTGATCCTCGGCCTGCTGGCCGAAACGTCGATCCATCCCGGAGCCGGCCAATCCGCCGGCTTCTTGGACCTGCCCGTCGCCCGCGAGGCCGCAACCGATTACCCGGTGATTGTTGGCTCCAGCATGAAGGGCGCGTTGCTTGATATGGCCTATCAGTCTGCAAGATGCGCGGCATTAGCAGAGGGCAAGAGCGACGACGAAGCCAAGAAGATCGCTCGGGCTAAGGTGGAGGCGATCTTTGGCAAACAAGACAATGCTGGCACGCTGTTGGTCTCGGATGCGCGATTGATCCTGTTGCCAGTCCGCAGCTTGAAGACGCAATACAAGTGGGTCACTTGCCCGCATCTCATCGAACGCCTGTCGCGTGATCGTGCCCGCGAAAACTGTTTAACCGCCACGCCAACGGCGTGCGCGCCGGGAGTTGACTCGCTCACGACTCTCCGCTCTTGCCTCACGGCAACGACAGAATCAAACCCAAAGTATCTCGGCGCAGATGACGGCGAACTGTTTCTCGAAGAGCGGCAGTTCTCGCGAGCGACTCCGCAAGGCGATCTTCCCGAAGGACTCATTGAACTCGTTCGAGGTCTGATCCCCGATCAACCGCACTACCAATCAACCCGCGACCGCATCGCCTCACAACTCGTCGTCATCTCCAACGACGATTTCGTCTGGTTCGCCCGCTACGGCTTGGCGGTCAATGCTCGCAACAAGCTCGATGAGACGAAGAAGACCAGCAAGAACCTCTGGTACGAAGAGACGATCCCACCCGATGCCCTCTTCTACTGCCTGCTCGCTCAGAGAAATGACAAGGCAGTTGTCGAGAACGACGACGCGCTGATGGTCGCTCGCAAACTTTTCGAGTGCCGGCCGTACCTGCAAGTCGGGGGCAACGAAACCGTCGGCCAAGGCTGGTTTGCGGTCGCATTGCCGAAGGCTGATCAGGCGAACGGAGGTGCTGCATGA
- a CDS encoding TIGR02710 family CRISPR-associated CARF protein, with translation MKSILILTVGGSPQPLVTSIRSNQPDFVWFVCSDDVAKNKGSYVEAVGEGLVCKSSFKVEHPDSPCIATQAGLIPERFDHMRIAGFDNLNDCYLRCLELIEKLHREYPDAKLIIDYTGGTKSMTAGLATAALDDGRCDIVLVTGARQDLRAVTDQTQFVRPVQVWDAQVKRTLRHVENLLGRFDYTGAARLLEETSRRFASDNTVQTIQSWLLACRAFEAWDRFDHPTARTLLQPENAQWKSYLTFLAMLIDQRGHGWELVEDLLMNAQRRVVQQRYDDAVGRLYRALELTAQIWLEKKHGIVTGNVDLDRIPESIRGAIASRGHSDGAIKIGLVDAWSVAAAFTGDPLGDAFSKSKSKLLSFLKTRNESLFAHGSRPVSETDYTTHGRFVEVFLSETIATAVDQLKLPRRATLQQFPVRIDVPND, from the coding sequence ATGAAGTCAATTCTCATACTCACGGTCGGAGGTTCGCCGCAGCCGCTGGTGACCAGCATTCGCTCCAATCAGCCGGACTTCGTGTGGTTCGTCTGCTCGGACGATGTTGCGAAGAACAAGGGCAGTTATGTCGAAGCGGTCGGGGAAGGGCTGGTTTGCAAGAGCAGCTTCAAGGTCGAGCATCCGGACTCACCCTGCATCGCAACTCAGGCGGGACTGATACCGGAACGCTTCGACCACATGCGCATCGCCGGATTCGACAACCTCAATGATTGCTACCTGCGTTGTCTGGAACTCATCGAGAAGCTGCATCGCGAGTATCCCGACGCGAAGCTGATCATCGACTACACCGGCGGAACGAAGTCGATGACGGCGGGACTGGCGACAGCGGCTCTCGATGACGGACGTTGTGACATCGTGCTCGTCACCGGTGCGCGGCAGGACTTGCGGGCTGTCACCGATCAGACGCAGTTTGTTCGCCCCGTGCAGGTCTGGGACGCGCAGGTGAAGCGCACACTGCGTCATGTCGAAAACTTGCTCGGGAGGTTCGATTACACCGGTGCGGCACGACTCCTCGAAGAAACATCCCGACGCTTCGCCAGTGACAACACCGTGCAGACCATCCAGTCCTGGCTGCTGGCTTGTCGAGCGTTTGAAGCCTGGGATCGATTCGATCACCCGACCGCTCGCACATTGCTTCAGCCAGAGAATGCGCAATGGAAGAGTTACCTCACCTTCCTCGCGATGCTGATTGATCAACGTGGACACGGTTGGGAACTCGTCGAAGATCTGCTGATGAACGCGCAGCGACGCGTCGTTCAACAACGATACGACGACGCCGTAGGACGTCTCTATCGAGCACTCGAACTGACTGCACAAATCTGGCTGGAGAAGAAGCACGGCATCGTCACTGGCAACGTTGATCTCGATCGCATTCCCGAATCCATTCGTGGGGCGATCGCGTCGCGAGGTCACAGCGATGGAGCCATCAAGATCGGCCTTGTCGATGCCTGGTCGGTCGCCGCCGCGTTCACGGGCGATCCGCTCGGAGACGCGTTTTCAAAATCAAAGTCGAAGTTATTGAGCTTTCTGAAAACTCGCAATGAATCCCTGTTCGCTCACGGCAGCCGACCAGTCAGCGAAACCGACTACACCACTCACGGTCGCTTCGTCGAAGTGTTCTTGTCGGAAACCATTGCGACGGCTGTTGACCAACTCAAGCTCCCCCGACGCGCCACACTTCAACAGTTTCCCGTCCGAATTGACGTGCCGAATGACTGA
- the cas10 gene encoding type III-B CRISPR-associated protein Cas10/Cmr2: protein MADTQRLQFSIGPVQGFVAQSRRTRDLWASSFMLSHLAATAIEAVRTSGGTLVLPAWDEETRGACQNHYFGTVPNRFVADFFADDAESAKQDAKVAADAAQQSLLAVWNQITNVIRDKFVSPVVGAGDGTLEIWERQVANFWEITWIVCSVEESSTLLAARKNWRTTPATVEPGDHCTMMSDRQELSGWIRSQASRKQDEFWKVLRSKLGPLDLADDERLCAIALIKRMFPKVAEQVIDRKLDHKSWPSTAYIAAIPWLIAVAENPDTQAAAAAFAVQVKSLAENSLGERQTRIPKLQTLKQQRRTGDFLSLDGNFFQRAAISNPKVTPYDPPLDDAADKQARRDLQTSLKKLCDDVGEKPSAFYAMLLMDGDSMGALLGEARKLPGGNGESLATKALSNFSIGVPHIVGQHYGVTIYAGGDDVLAMLPLDCALKCASQLAKAYQAEFTSKIGAEAAKQATLSGAVVYAHYHVPLRDVLKTAHHMLDDVAKDATGRDSLAIAVFKSSGITAQWSAPWEHIRDVGVAAKSDNIVDALRIDLGGQPLTSCDLAESLSDSKPGHGVAEQRSAEFSSGFLYNVRERFAALTDKALTRPGEFGRLSQELCDNGNDLFKSVLVADYLRGKQKREAEGGTAEERHEERLSLAKAAIDRLLKLSQRVTRDRLEGSSPPKFKLKHHRDTLGIDGALVVRFLANDGKEDAE, encoded by the coding sequence ATGGCTGACACACAGCGGTTACAATTCAGCATTGGGCCCGTGCAGGGGTTTGTTGCGCAGTCGCGGCGGACGAGGGACCTCTGGGCCAGCTCGTTTATGCTGTCGCACCTTGCGGCAACCGCGATTGAAGCTGTGCGAACGTCTGGCGGCACACTCGTATTGCCCGCATGGGACGAGGAAACTCGTGGAGCTTGCCAGAACCATTATTTCGGGACGGTTCCGAATCGCTTTGTGGCAGATTTTTTTGCTGACGATGCCGAGTCCGCGAAACAAGACGCAAAAGTTGCGGCCGACGCAGCACAGCAGTCGCTGCTGGCAGTGTGGAACCAAATCACCAATGTCATTCGCGATAAGTTCGTTTCACCCGTTGTGGGCGCTGGTGATGGCACGCTTGAAATCTGGGAACGGCAGGTGGCAAATTTCTGGGAGATCACATGGATTGTTTGTTCGGTCGAAGAATCAAGCACACTGTTGGCCGCTCGCAAGAACTGGCGGACGACACCTGCGACCGTCGAACCGGGCGACCATTGCACGATGATGAGCGATCGGCAGGAATTGTCCGGCTGGATTCGCTCGCAGGCAAGTCGCAAGCAGGACGAGTTCTGGAAGGTACTGCGTTCGAAGCTCGGGCCGCTTGATCTGGCCGACGATGAGCGACTCTGCGCGATTGCTCTGATCAAGAGGATGTTTCCAAAGGTCGCGGAACAAGTGATCGACCGGAAGCTGGACCACAAAAGCTGGCCGTCCACAGCCTACATCGCTGCAATTCCCTGGCTGATCGCAGTCGCAGAGAACCCTGACACACAGGCTGCAGCTGCCGCATTCGCAGTCCAGGTGAAATCGCTCGCAGAGAATTCCCTTGGTGAACGGCAGACTCGGATTCCGAAACTTCAAACATTGAAGCAGCAGCGACGGACGGGCGACTTCCTGAGTCTTGATGGCAACTTCTTTCAGCGAGCGGCGATCTCAAATCCGAAAGTCACACCGTACGATCCGCCTTTGGACGATGCCGCCGACAAGCAGGCTCGACGAGACTTGCAGACATCCCTGAAGAAATTGTGCGACGACGTTGGCGAGAAGCCATCAGCGTTCTACGCGATGCTGCTCATGGACGGCGATTCGATGGGTGCGCTGCTCGGCGAGGCTCGGAAACTGCCTGGCGGGAACGGTGAATCGCTCGCGACAAAGGCACTCAGTAATTTTTCAATCGGCGTTCCGCACATCGTCGGACAACACTACGGTGTGACAATTTATGCGGGCGGTGATGATGTGCTCGCCATGCTGCCGCTCGACTGTGCGTTGAAATGTGCATCGCAGCTTGCCAAGGCATACCAAGCGGAATTCACATCAAAGATCGGGGCGGAAGCGGCGAAACAGGCAACGCTTTCCGGTGCGGTCGTCTACGCGCACTATCACGTCCCGCTGCGTGACGTTCTCAAGACTGCTCATCACATGCTCGACGATGTGGCGAAGGACGCGACCGGACGCGACAGCCTGGCGATTGCCGTGTTCAAATCGAGCGGCATCACGGCCCAGTGGTCGGCCCCGTGGGAACATATTCGTGACGTCGGCGTCGCAGCGAAATCGGACAACATCGTCGATGCGCTGAGGATCGACCTTGGCGGACAACCCTTGACTTCATGCGATCTGGCTGAATCGCTCAGCGACTCGAAGCCCGGTCACGGAGTGGCCGAACAACGATCAGCCGAATTCTCATCCGGCTTTCTCTACAACGTCCGCGAACGGTTTGCCGCGCTGACCGATAAGGCGCTCACGAGACCGGGCGAGTTCGGACGCTTGTCGCAGGAACTTTGCGATAATGGCAACGACTTGTTCAAGAGCGTCCTCGTTGCTGACTATTTGCGAGGCAAGCAGAAACGCGAAGCGGAAGGCGGAACAGCTGAGGAACGGCATGAAGAACGATTGAGCCTCGCCAAGGCTGCAATCGACCGGCTGCTCAAGCTGAGCCAGCGCGTCACACGTGATCGCCTCGAAGGCAGCAGTCCGCCGAAGTTTAAGTTGAAGCACCACCGCGACACACTGGGCATTGATGGCGCACTCGTAGTTCGATTCCTGGCGAATGACGGAAAGGAAGATGCCGAATGA